Proteins encoded in a region of the bacterium genome:
- a CDS encoding site-2 protease family protein: MRAQIKLGRIFGVQIGLHYSWFFIAYLITLSLSAQFRNTNPEWGTSTIWTLAVAAGLLFFIAILLHELSHAVVAKAYGLPVHSITLFALGGVAQIEKESGSAKAEFWMGIAGPIASILIGLLFLGLAATLGWRPMEQPARPLWAMLVWLGYINITLAIFNLIPGFPLDGGRVLRSIVWWKTGNVQQATRIAARIGQFVAFLFIAVGLLGFFTTGGFGRLWIALIGWFLLEAARASYQEVEVQAGLRNIRVSDVMSRDCPTIDAQLNLQQFVDDHLVTTGRRCFLATQNDQVVGLITPQEVKQVERTRWPETRVKDVMRPLETLRKVKTTTPISEALQIMSREDVNQLPVMSNGKVEGMLSRSQVLALLQTRAELHM, from the coding sequence ATGCGTGCACAAATCAAACTTGGACGAATTTTTGGTGTTCAAATCGGCCTGCATTACAGCTGGTTCTTCATCGCGTATCTCATTACGCTTTCGCTCTCAGCGCAGTTTCGGAATACAAATCCGGAGTGGGGTACATCAACGATCTGGACGCTGGCTGTGGCAGCAGGATTACTATTTTTCATAGCAATCTTGTTGCACGAGCTTTCCCACGCTGTTGTTGCAAAAGCGTACGGACTCCCGGTGCACTCCATTACTCTTTTCGCACTCGGTGGGGTCGCGCAGATCGAAAAAGAATCCGGCAGCGCGAAAGCAGAATTCTGGATGGGTATCGCAGGGCCGATCGCAAGTATTTTGATCGGTCTGCTGTTTCTAGGCTTAGCGGCGACGCTTGGCTGGCGACCTATGGAACAACCGGCGCGTCCCCTTTGGGCGATGCTGGTGTGGCTCGGTTATATCAACATCACTCTTGCGATATTTAACCTGATCCCAGGTTTTCCTCTTGATGGCGGACGCGTTCTGCGCTCGATTGTCTGGTGGAAAACGGGAAATGTGCAACAAGCGACGCGAATCGCCGCGAGAATAGGTCAATTCGTGGCTTTTCTTTTCATAGCGGTGGGCCTCCTGGGATTCTTTACTACGGGAGGTTTTGGTCGACTATGGATTGCGTTAATCGGCTGGTTTTTACTGGAAGCCGCAAGGGCAAGTTATCAAGAAGTTGAGGTACAGGCAGGTCTTCGAAACATCCGTGTCTCCGATGTAATGAGCCGGGACTGCCCTACAATTGACGCTCAACTAAATCTCCAACAATTCGTTGATGATCATTTGGTGACAACCGGACGACGATGTTTCCTGGCTACTCAGAACGACCAGGTCGTCGGATTGATCACGCCTCAGGAAGTGAAACAGGTTGAGCGGACTCGCTGGCCGGAAACTCGAGTAAAAGATGTGATGCGGCCGCTGGAAACTTTACGTAAGGTGAAAACGACAACGCCGATCAGCGAAGCGCTTCAAATAATGTCAAGAGAAGACGTCAACCAGCTTCCCGTGATGTCTAACGGCAAAGTAGAGGGAATGCTATCACGAAGTCAGGTTCTAGCGCTGCTGCAAACCAGAGCCGAGCTGCATATGTAG
- a CDS encoding LysR family transcriptional regulator — translation MNLEIRHLKLIEAIANEGSMTKASQRLHVTQPALSHQLKEIEDRLNAPLFLRLNRKLILTEAGEQLLSSARRVLQELELTEQNIRKLANGEQGVLRISTQCNTCYQWLPSLLKAMQQKFPGVEVEIVLEATYRPLEFLLAGKLDLAIMNTKVQTKNLSCFPLFEDELLVVMEPDNVLASRPYILPRDFVDQSLMVYAVPAEESLVFQRFLRPAGIRPKRTYKVALTEAMVEMVRAGMGIAVMARWAVASYLKSRELIGVRLTKNGVHRYWHAVTLNSKPTPTYYREFARLLSQTAVPFRSAKGLKLVI, via the coding sequence ATGAATTTAGAAATTCGTCATTTGAAATTGATCGAAGCAATTGCTAATGAAGGCAGCATGACAAAGGCTTCCCAGAGGTTGCATGTCACCCAACCAGCATTGAGCCATCAACTAAAGGAAATCGAAGACCGCTTAAACGCCCCGCTCTTCTTACGTCTCAATCGTAAGTTGATTCTTACTGAAGCGGGAGAGCAGCTATTAAGTTCTGCCCGCCGGGTGTTACAAGAATTAGAGCTCACCGAACAAAACATTCGGAAGCTCGCAAATGGCGAGCAAGGAGTTTTGCGTATCAGCACGCAGTGCAATACCTGTTATCAATGGCTCCCTTCCTTGCTCAAAGCGATGCAACAGAAATTTCCGGGAGTGGAGGTGGAGATCGTTTTGGAAGCAACCTATCGACCATTGGAATTTTTGCTTGCGGGAAAGCTTGATCTTGCAATTATGAATACAAAAGTTCAGACGAAGAATCTTTCCTGTTTTCCACTGTTTGAAGATGAGCTGCTGGTAGTGATGGAACCGGACAACGTTTTGGCTTCGCGTCCCTACATCCTTCCGCGAGATTTTGTCGATCAGAGTTTGATGGTGTACGCAGTTCCCGCTGAGGAGAGCCTCGTATTCCAACGGTTCTTGCGACCCGCCGGCATCAGGCCAAAGAGAACTTACAAAGTGGCATTAACGGAGGCAATGGTGGAAATGGTAAGAGCAGGGATGGGAATCGCTGTGATGGCCCGATGGGCTGTTGCATCGTATCTGAAATCGCGCGAACTAATCGGTGTCCGCCTCACAAAAAATGGAGTCCATCGCTACTGGCACGCTGTCACACTGAACTCCAAGCCTACGCCCACATATTATCGCGAATTCGCACGATTGCTTTCGCAGACCGCAGTTCCCTTCCGTTCCGCGAAAGGACTCAAGCTTGTTATCTGA
- a CDS encoding carbohydrate binding family 9 domain-containing protein, which yields MILLLVGMLAGPEIVIPKLETPPKIEEFVESERTDMLRVEGFKQRERNDGEPSTRKTKVYLGYDSKNLYAIFVCYETENIRAQMLNRGNSDIYNDDIVTVQLDTFNDRRRAYQFVSNALGVQQDAIWFENSNSWDYSFDTVFETEARITEEGYVVSFVIPFRSLRFSSDSEQTWGILLTRYIPGADEQTYWPQYSIKIAGRLNQAAVLTGLRDISPGRNIQLLPYTSFRSFRALDQRDLSAPSFVEDAADNDFGIDSKFVIRDSLVLDFAVNPDFSQVESDDPQVTVNQRFEVLFPEKRPFFLENASFFETPINLLFTRRIADPQFGARMSGKIGSYNVGALLADDQSAGRSVPENDPLAEKRAYFAAFRVSRDLGSQSSIGLIYTDREFAKTSNRIGGLDGSIKLSDNWTTNFQAVGSTTEFQDGTRQAGPAYRLKLNRSGRQLNYNFDYFDFSPGFRSLAGFVNRTDIRRFDQQVSYSFRPESKRLFAVTPHLDMMYVYDHGGTRLDWWQNPWISLDMAGQTFVGFGYTVLRTRVRPVDFPVLSGPLDISRHEWGMSFNTQAIKRLSVVSSLFFGRSVNFVPRVDQAPGRADFVNGSLTFSFRPTNALTIDHTYIINRLTDPGTSSSIFNNHILRTKWNYQISRELSVRVIVQYDALLANQNFTSLQTTKNLNVDFLITYMLHPGTALFIGYNSNLQNLDPGLQMTPSGLLRTRDDFMNDGRQLFVKYSHLFRF from the coding sequence ATGATACTGCTTCTGGTTGGAATGCTTGCCGGTCCGGAGATTGTAATACCGAAGCTGGAAACGCCGCCGAAAATTGAGGAGTTTGTGGAAAGTGAGCGGACGGACATGCTTCGAGTAGAGGGATTCAAACAGCGGGAGCGAAATGACGGTGAGCCGTCAACTCGCAAAACAAAAGTCTACCTGGGTTATGACAGCAAGAATCTCTACGCAATTTTTGTTTGTTACGAGACAGAGAATATCCGAGCTCAGATGTTGAATCGTGGAAATTCTGACATCTACAACGACGACATCGTGACTGTTCAGCTTGACACCTTCAACGATCGCCGTAGGGCGTATCAATTTGTGTCCAATGCGCTCGGTGTCCAGCAGGATGCGATCTGGTTTGAGAATTCTAACAGCTGGGACTACTCCTTCGATACCGTGTTCGAAACTGAAGCGAGAATAACTGAGGAGGGATACGTTGTTTCATTTGTGATACCCTTTCGTAGTTTGCGTTTTTCTTCGGATTCGGAGCAGACCTGGGGCATTCTTCTGACTCGCTACATTCCGGGCGCAGATGAGCAGACATATTGGCCGCAGTATTCGATCAAAATTGCCGGACGTTTGAATCAAGCAGCGGTACTGACCGGTCTTCGCGATATCTCACCGGGGCGCAATATTCAGCTTCTTCCTTACACTTCGTTCCGTTCTTTTCGTGCACTCGATCAGCGCGACCTTTCGGCGCCCAGCTTTGTGGAAGATGCAGCTGATAATGATTTTGGCATCGATTCCAAATTTGTGATTCGCGATAGCCTGGTTTTGGATTTCGCAGTGAATCCCGATTTCAGTCAGGTGGAGTCGGATGATCCACAGGTTACTGTGAACCAGAGATTCGAGGTGCTCTTCCCGGAAAAGCGTCCTTTTTTTCTGGAGAATGCGAGCTTTTTTGAGACGCCGATCAATCTGCTTTTCACGCGCCGGATTGCCGATCCGCAATTCGGGGCGCGCATGAGTGGAAAAATCGGCAGCTATAATGTTGGAGCATTGCTGGCGGATGACCAATCGGCCGGAAGAAGTGTACCGGAAAACGATCCGTTGGCCGAAAAGCGTGCGTATTTCGCTGCCTTTCGCGTTAGCCGGGACCTCGGCAGTCAATCTTCGATAGGTCTCATTTATACGGATCGTGAATTTGCAAAGACATCAAACCGTATCGGTGGCCTTGATGGCAGCATCAAATTAAGCGATAACTGGACCACAAATTTTCAAGCGGTAGGAAGCACAACCGAATTTCAAGATGGAACGCGACAGGCTGGACCTGCATACAGATTGAAGCTGAACCGGAGCGGCCGGCAATTGAATTACAACTTTGATTACTTCGACTTCAGTCCGGGATTTCGTTCACTGGCCGGGTTTGTCAACCGCACAGATATCCGCCGATTCGATCAGCAGGTAAGCTACAGTTTTCGTCCGGAAAGCAAACGCTTATTTGCTGTGACGCCACACCTGGACATGATGTACGTCTACGATCACGGCGGGACACGTCTCGATTGGTGGCAAAATCCATGGATTTCACTCGACATGGCCGGACAGACATTCGTTGGATTTGGGTACACAGTTTTGCGAACTCGTGTAAGACCGGTCGATTTCCCGGTTCTTTCTGGGCCACTGGATATCTCGCGTCATGAGTGGGGCATGTCGTTCAATACGCAAGCGATCAAGCGCTTGAGCGTTGTCTCATCCCTTTTTTTCGGACGTTCGGTGAATTTTGTGCCGCGCGTGGACCAGGCTCCCGGCAGGGCTGATTTTGTAAATGGAAGCCTTACATTCAGTTTTCGGCCCACGAATGCGTTGACTATCGATCACACTTACATCATTAACCGCCTTACTGACCCCGGCACATCCTCCAGCATTTTTAACAACCACATTCTGAGAACGAAATGGAATTATCAGATCAGCCGGGAACTATCGGTTAGAGTCATTGTTCAATACGATGCGCTGCTCGCGAATCAAAATTTCACAAGTCTTCAAACCACCAAAAATTTGAATGTAGATTTTCTGATTACTTACATGCTGCATCCGGGCACAGCACTATTTATCGGTTACAACAGCAATTTGCAGAATCTCGATCCAGGTTTGCAGATGACGCCATCAGGATTGTTGCGCACCCGGGATGATTTTATGAATGATGGCAGGCAATTGTTTGTGAAGTATTCTCATCTTTTCAGATTCTAG
- a CDS encoding PQQ-like beta-propeller repeat protein, whose product MITGSDLREEDGIGHVYAFDRGTGVPRWKHDLKYGVGTMLMEGSNIYAVDFEMRLLAIHVNTGKLVHKIEGVSNQSFLFPPSPVNHHEVVFHARSDGRLQALRTGNHKRIWERQMPEQITSDLATDSKGLFLATEGKLIHELDPKTGKTVRTFQRDGVVRWRILAASNRLMFLEWNQNTASGLECLDLITGKESWSQQAPEGSEWDTFRPLLWKDLILIGSNKGYVAAFDVMTGSLAWSFHLEGNVRSLSASEHLIYAGSINGTLSAILPPD is encoded by the coding sequence GTGATTACCGGAAGCGATCTTCGAGAAGAAGATGGAATCGGCCATGTGTACGCGTTCGACCGCGGCACCGGAGTGCCGCGATGGAAACATGATTTGAAATACGGTGTGGGGACGATGCTGATGGAAGGCTCCAACATCTATGCGGTCGATTTTGAAATGAGGTTGCTTGCCATTCATGTGAACACCGGAAAACTCGTGCATAAAATTGAAGGTGTTTCAAATCAAAGTTTTCTTTTCCCTCCTTCTCCGGTCAATCACCACGAGGTAGTTTTTCATGCGCGCAGCGATGGCCGGCTGCAAGCGCTCCGCACCGGCAATCACAAGAGGATCTGGGAGCGGCAGATGCCGGAGCAAATTACGAGTGATCTGGCAACAGATAGCAAGGGCCTTTTTCTTGCAACGGAAGGGAAACTGATCCACGAGTTGGATCCGAAGACGGGAAAAACGGTTCGGACTTTTCAGAGAGATGGAGTGGTGCGATGGAGGATATTGGCGGCAAGCAACCGGCTGATGTTTCTTGAATGGAACCAAAACACCGCTTCCGGATTAGAATGCCTTGATCTGATTACGGGTAAAGAAAGTTGGAGTCAGCAGGCGCCGGAAGGGTCCGAATGGGATACGTTTCGGCCGCTTCTATGGAAGGATCTGATCCTTATTGGAAGCAACAAGGGTTATGTGGCCGCTTTTGATGTAATGACCGGCAGTCTGGCATGGTCTTTTCACCTGGAGGGAAATGTCCGTTCGCTGTCCGCTTCCGAGCATTTGATCTATGCCGGATCGATCAACGGTACTCTTTCAGCCATCCTACCGCCCGACTGA